In the genome of Chryseobacterium oryzae, one region contains:
- a CDS encoding CTP synthase: MSKKNTKYIFVTGGVTSSLGKGIVSASLGLLLKSRGFSVTIQKLDPYINIDPGTLNPYEHGECYVTEDGAETDLDLGHYERYLDSPTSQNNNVTTGKIYQTVIEKERKGDFLGKTVQVIPHITNEIKRRIKILSKQNYDIIITEIGGTVGDIESLPYIETVRQLKWELGENNSMVIHLTLLPYLASSGELKTKPSQHSVRQLMESGIMADVLVCRTEHTIPKDQRAKLAQFCNVPLDNVIECKDLDTIYEVPMYLQKQNFDDVVLKELDLKSDKEADLKNWKSFLKKFQNPKKSIEIALVGKYVSLQDSYISIAEAFKHAGANLETEVKVRWVYSGDLTKENIKEALDGVSGILVAPGFGDRGIEGKVLTAQYARENKIPMLGICLGMQIMTIEFARNVLGYSKANSMEFDTSTEHPVISLMEEQKNVVEKGGTMRLGAWKCSLKKGSALNDIYGSENISERHRHRYEFNSEYMDEFEKNGFLATGTNPETGLVEALEMPNHPFYVGVQYHPEYKSTVATPHPLFKAFIKACTSK, encoded by the coding sequence ATGAGTAAAAAGAATACAAAGTACATCTTTGTGACAGGAGGTGTAACTTCATCTTTGGGAAAGGGAATCGTTTCTGCTTCTCTTGGTCTACTACTAAAATCGCGTGGCTTCAGTGTAACTATTCAAAAGCTTGATCCTTATATCAATATTGATCCGGGAACTTTGAATCCTTATGAGCACGGTGAATGTTATGTAACCGAAGATGGTGCGGAGACAGATCTGGATTTAGGTCATTATGAGCGTTATCTCGATTCGCCAACTTCTCAGAATAACAATGTTACTACCGGAAAAATCTATCAGACTGTAATAGAAAAAGAGAGAAAAGGAGATTTTCTGGGAAAAACGGTTCAGGTAATTCCTCATATTACCAACGAAATCAAGCGAAGAATCAAGATTTTATCTAAACAGAATTACGATATCATTATTACTGAAATCGGTGGAACTGTTGGAGATATAGAATCTTTGCCATACATAGAAACGGTACGTCAGTTAAAATGGGAATTGGGTGAAAACAACTCAATGGTGATTCATTTAACATTATTACCGTATTTGGCATCAAGTGGAGAACTGAAAACGAAACCTTCTCAGCATTCTGTTCGTCAGTTGATGGAAAGCGGAATTATGGCAGATGTTTTGGTTTGCCGTACAGAACATACAATTCCTAAAGATCAAAGGGCAAAACTGGCTCAGTTCTGTAATGTTCCTTTGGACAATGTAATTGAATGTAAGGATTTGGATACTATCTATGAAGTTCCTATGTACCTTCAAAAACAAAATTTTGATGATGTAGTTCTTAAAGAATTAGATCTTAAAAGCGATAAAGAAGCAGACCTTAAAAACTGGAAATCTTTCTTGAAAAAATTTCAGAATCCTAAAAAATCTATCGAAATAGCATTAGTTGGTAAATATGTTTCTCTTCAGGATTCTTACATTTCTATTGCTGAAGCTTTTAAACATGCAGGAGCCAATTTGGAAACTGAAGTAAAAGTAAGATGGGTTTACAGTGGCGATTTAACGAAAGAAAATATTAAAGAAGCTTTAGACGGCGTTTCGGGTATATTGGTAGCTCCGGGATTTGGAGACAGAGGTATTGAAGGTAAAGTTCTTACTGCACAATATGCAAGAGAAAATAAAATTCCGATGTTGGGGATTTGTTTGGGTATGCAGATTATGACTATTGAATTTGCGAGAAATGTTTTAGGATATTCTAAAGCCAATTCTATGGAATTTGATACTTCTACCGAACATCCGGTTATTTCTTTAATGGAAGAACAGAAAAATGTTGTAGAAAAAGGCGGAACTATGCGTCTTGGAGCCTGGAAATGTTCTTTGAAAAAAGGTTCAGCATTAAACGATATCTACGGTTCGGAAAATATCAGCGAAAGACACCGCCATAGATACGAATTCAACAGCGAATATATGGATGAATTTGAAAAAAACGGATTCTTAGCCACAGGAACAAACCCGGAAACTGGTTTGGTAGAAGCTTTAGAAATGCCGAATCATCCTTTTTACGTTGGAGTACAGTATCACCCGGAATACAAAAGTACAGTAGCAACTCCGCATCCTTTGTTTAAGGCATTTATTAAAGCCTGTACATCAAAATAA
- the yidC gene encoding membrane protein insertase YidC, translating into MQQNNGLDKSQIISFAVLCLVLFGFMFYFQKDEQKKEALNAGKQKTEQAQNAAKPTQATNINPNVTPNSIQTATLANKELKLEFSSLGGQVSKVELLKYKAYDHKTDKADLPLYLIDKNNSNYGFQFKDKTGKTVNTKDLVFTPVVNGNSVTLTANYNGAAIQFIYTINTTGELKDQYALDFKVKSQGLANVSSDNKADFIWDYNVRNLEKGRAQEQSHSEFSYAFNNYKDYDYDGRSTMDEKDETLNWIGVKQQFFSSVIESKSGFTQSKGNQDAIEEGEYLKKLNFEGFVPMNGSELNQDFTWYFIPLDLPLLKSYDKNFDEILPLGWSFIGWMNRGFFIPMYNFIASWGIAAGWVIFLMTIIVKLILSPIMYKQHKLSAMMKVIRPEIDEANAKFKDADPMKKQQATMEIYRKAGVNQMAGCLPALVQIPIFYALFRFFPNFIDLRGQGFWFAKDLTAYDDLIKLPFKIPFLGDHLSIFAIACTVVILIYTVMTSGNMQQPQQEGMPNMKVIMYIFPITFLFFLNTSASGLSWYYFVSNAINILIILVIKYVILDEKKIHAQIQANKAQPKKEGKFQKRMREMMENAQAQQKAQDQQRKK; encoded by the coding sequence ATGCAACAGAACAACGGACTCGATAAAAGTCAGATTATCAGTTTTGCGGTTTTATGTTTAGTTCTTTTCGGATTTATGTTTTACTTCCAGAAAGATGAGCAAAAAAAAGAAGCTTTAAATGCTGGAAAACAGAAAACAGAACAGGCGCAAAATGCTGCAAAGCCTACTCAGGCAACGAATATCAATCCAAATGTAACGCCCAACTCTATTCAGACTGCTACGCTTGCCAACAAGGAGCTGAAGTTAGAATTTTCGAGTTTGGGAGGTCAGGTTTCCAAAGTTGAACTCCTGAAATACAAAGCTTACGATCATAAAACAGATAAAGCAGACCTTCCGCTGTATCTTATCGATAAAAATAATTCCAATTACGGGTTTCAGTTCAAAGATAAAACAGGAAAAACGGTTAATACAAAAGATTTAGTTTTTACCCCAGTGGTAAATGGTAATTCGGTTACTTTAACCGCAAACTATAATGGTGCTGCTATCCAGTTTATTTATACCATTAATACTACGGGAGAACTTAAAGATCAGTATGCTTTAGATTTTAAAGTGAAATCTCAGGGGCTTGCCAATGTTTCTTCCGACAATAAAGCAGATTTTATCTGGGATTATAATGTTAGAAACTTAGAAAAAGGTAGAGCACAAGAACAGTCTCACTCCGAGTTTTCTTATGCTTTTAATAATTATAAAGATTACGATTACGATGGAAGAAGCACGATGGATGAAAAAGATGAAACCCTTAATTGGATTGGTGTAAAACAACAGTTTTTCTCTTCAGTTATTGAGTCTAAAAGTGGTTTCACGCAAAGTAAAGGAAATCAGGATGCTATCGAAGAAGGCGAATATCTTAAAAAGCTGAATTTCGAAGGTTTCGTTCCTATGAATGGAAGTGAGCTTAATCAAGACTTTACATGGTATTTTATACCGTTAGATTTACCATTGCTAAAATCTTATGATAAGAATTTTGATGAAATTTTACCTTTGGGTTGGTCGTTTATTGGCTGGATGAACAGAGGGTTTTTTATCCCGATGTATAACTTTATTGCATCTTGGGGAATTGCAGCAGGTTGGGTGATTTTCTTAATGACGATTATCGTAAAATTAATTTTGTCACCTATTATGTACAAACAGCATAAGCTGAGTGCAATGATGAAAGTTATTCGTCCGGAAATTGATGAAGCTAATGCCAAATTCAAAGATGCAGATCCTATGAAAAAGCAACAAGCTACCATGGAAATCTATCGAAAAGCGGGTGTGAATCAAATGGCGGGATGTCTTCCTGCGTTGGTGCAGATTCCTATTTTCTATGCATTATTCCGTTTCTTCCCGAATTTTATTGATTTGAGAGGACAGGGCTTTTGGTTTGCAAAAGATTTAACAGCTTATGATGATTTAATTAAACTGCCTTTCAAAATTCCTTTTTTAGGAGATCACTTAAGTATTTTTGCAATAGCGTGTACCGTTGTTATCTTAATTTACACGGTAATGACTTCCGGGAACATGCAACAGCCACAACAGGAAGGAATGCCGAATATGAAAGTAATTATGTACATTTTCCCAATTACATTCTTATTTTTCCTTAATACTTCTGCTTCCGGTTTGTCCTGGTATTATTTTGTATCGAATGCGATTAATATTTTAATTATTCTTGTTATAAAATATGTAATCTTAGATGAAAAGAAAATTCATGCTCAGATTCAGGCGAATAAAGCTCAGCCTAAAAAAGAAGGTAAGTTCCAGAAAAGAATGAGAGAAATGATGGAGAATGCACAGGCTCAACAAAAAGCTCAGGACCAACAGAGAAAGAAATAA
- a CDS encoding trypsin-like peptidase domain-containing protein, with amino-acid sequence MKSTFKKLLPFAVVGVISGATTVGVQQYIGHDSTTSDQSYFTKSTNASFVGMNTAGVGDDFVKAAKTTVPAVVTIKNYQTRASSRASEQDIFDFFFGDPFGGGRNQRQRPQQQAPENMPSGLGSGVIISPDGYIISNNHVVAGANKLEVVLSNKKSYIATLVGTDPNTDISLLKIEEKGLPYLNFANSDNVEVGQWVLAVGNPLGLNSTVTAGIISAKGRGIGILSGQGKATNPIESFIQTDAAINPGNSGGALVNVNGDLIGINSAISSTNGYYQGYGFAVPANLARKIIEDIKKFGIVQRGFLGVSSMDLSNDQLVAAYNRENKTNIKSGSGVYVTGFSENSGAQDAGLKKGDVITKVDGSDITDFADLSVAIGSKRPGDKVQVSFTRNGKDNVATVTLRDQKGGTSTRTKADLSVSEKIGAEFEPLNDKFKTEYGLNSGVVSKNVTEGSEMAKIGIVDDYIIIEINGKPVNSQKDVEKILDGYKGNVQVKFVDNYGRIYTKGFKMP; translated from the coding sequence ATGAAGAGTACATTTAAAAAACTATTACCATTTGCTGTCGTTGGCGTAATCTCAGGAGCAACTACAGTCGGCGTACAACAATACATTGGTCACGATTCAACTACTTCTGACCAATCATACTTCACAAAATCTACCAATGCTTCCTTCGTGGGAATGAACACAGCCGGAGTAGGCGACGATTTCGTGAAAGCAGCAAAAACCACTGTTCCTGCAGTAGTAACTATTAAAAATTATCAGACGAGAGCTTCGAGCAGGGCTTCCGAACAGGATATTTTCGATTTTTTCTTTGGAGATCCTTTTGGTGGCGGAAGAAACCAAAGACAGAGACCTCAGCAACAAGCACCGGAAAATATGCCATCTGGTCTAGGTTCGGGAGTAATTATCTCTCCTGATGGTTATATTATTTCGAACAACCACGTTGTTGCGGGAGCCAATAAACTTGAAGTCGTTTTAAGCAATAAAAAATCTTACATTGCTACTTTGGTGGGTACAGATCCAAATACAGACATTTCTTTATTAAAGATTGAGGAAAAAGGACTTCCTTACCTCAACTTTGCCAATTCAGACAATGTTGAAGTTGGGCAATGGGTATTAGCAGTTGGGAATCCACTTGGTTTGAATTCCACCGTAACTGCCGGAATTATTTCTGCAAAAGGACGAGGAATAGGAATCTTAAGCGGACAAGGCAAAGCAACCAACCCTATTGAAAGTTTTATACAGACCGATGCAGCTATTAACCCAGGAAACTCCGGCGGAGCTTTAGTTAACGTAAATGGTGATTTAATCGGAATTAATTCTGCAATATCCTCTACAAATGGTTATTATCAAGGGTACGGATTTGCGGTTCCGGCTAATCTGGCAAGAAAAATTATCGAAGACATTAAGAAATTCGGAATTGTACAAAGAGGTTTCTTAGGAGTTTCTTCTATGGATTTATCTAACGACCAGTTGGTTGCAGCATACAACAGAGAAAATAAAACCAATATAAAATCCGGTTCTGGAGTGTATGTAACTGGCTTCTCTGAAAATAGCGGTGCACAGGATGCAGGACTTAAAAAAGGAGATGTAATTACCAAAGTAGATGGTTCAGACATTACTGATTTTGCAGATTTATCGGTTGCCATCGGGAGTAAAAGACCTGGAGATAAAGTACAGGTATCATTTACCAGAAATGGAAAAGACAATGTTGCCACTGTTACACTAAGAGATCAGAAAGGAGGAACTTCTACCAGAACCAAAGCAGATTTGAGCGTTAGCGAAAAAATTGGTGCCGAATTTGAACCTCTTAACGACAAATTTAAAACAGAATATGGTCTTAATAGTGGTGTCGTTTCTAAAAACGTTACAGAAGGAAGCGAGATGGCAAAAATTGGTATTGTAGATGATTATATCATCATAGAAATCAACGGAAAGCCTGTAAATTCCCAGAAAGATGTAGAAAAAATCCTTGATGGTTACAAAGGAAACGTTCAGGTAAAATTTGTAGACAACTACGGAAGAATTTACACTAAAGGGTTTAAAATGCCTTAA
- the trhO gene encoding oxygen-dependent tRNA uridine(34) hydroxylase TrhO, whose product MQLYNTLSAEERAKLIDEAGQERLTLSFYAYAKIENPKKFRDDLFIAWNELDALGRIYVAHEGINAQMSVPADNFEAFRDTLEEYDFMKGIRLNVAVEQDDHSFLKLTIKVRNKIVADGLNDETFDVTNKGIHLKAKEFNQLLDDPNTIVVDFRNHYESEVGHFEGAITPDVENFRESLPIINEQLQDYKEDKNLLMYCTGGIRCEKASAYFKHQGFKNVYQLEGGIIEYTRQIKEDNIPSKFIGKNFVFDHRLGERITDDIISQCHQCGKPCDNHTNCANDACHLLFIQCDDCKAAMENCCSTECLEIIHLPAEEQKKLRKGKQVGNKVFRKGKSDSLVYKKSGNLSNQPLAKAISNDVRQKIKQKKVLIGKSEHYFKNAKVAQFILSNKNLSVGDKVLISGPTTGEQEIVIADLFANGVQVETANSGDQITFEVPFRTRLSDKLYKIIQPS is encoded by the coding sequence ATGCAACTGTACAACACCTTAAGCGCAGAAGAAAGAGCTAAACTTATCGACGAAGCCGGTCAGGAACGTCTTACACTGTCTTTCTATGCGTATGCCAAAATTGAAAATCCTAAAAAATTTCGCGACGATTTATTTATAGCCTGGAATGAATTAGATGCTCTTGGACGTATTTATGTTGCTCATGAAGGCATTAATGCTCAAATGAGTGTGCCTGCGGATAATTTTGAGGCTTTTCGTGATACGCTGGAAGAATATGATTTCATGAAAGGTATTCGTCTGAATGTTGCTGTAGAGCAAGACGATCATTCTTTCCTTAAACTTACCATTAAAGTTAGAAATAAAATTGTAGCAGATGGTCTTAATGACGAGACTTTTGATGTTACCAACAAAGGAATTCACCTTAAAGCCAAAGAGTTTAATCAGCTTTTGGATGACCCGAATACTATTGTAGTAGATTTCCGAAATCATTATGAAAGTGAAGTAGGGCATTTTGAAGGAGCTATTACTCCGGATGTAGAAAATTTCAGAGAAAGTTTACCTATTATAAACGAACAGCTTCAGGATTACAAAGAAGATAAAAATCTTTTGATGTACTGCACCGGAGGAATTCGTTGTGAGAAAGCAAGTGCTTATTTCAAGCATCAAGGATTCAAAAATGTATATCAGCTTGAAGGAGGAATTATAGAATATACACGACAGATAAAAGAAGACAATATCCCAAGTAAATTTATTGGTAAAAACTTTGTATTCGACCACCGTTTGGGAGAAAGAATTACCGATGATATTATTTCTCAATGTCATCAGTGCGGTAAACCGTGTGATAATCATACCAACTGTGCAAACGATGCGTGTCATCTTCTTTTTATTCAGTGTGACGATTGTAAAGCAGCCATGGAAAACTGTTGCTCTACCGAATGCTTAGAAATTATACATTTGCCGGCAGAGGAGCAGAAAAAACTCAGAAAAGGTAAGCAGGTAGGTAATAAAGTTTTCAGAAAAGGAAAATCGGATTCATTGGTATATAAAAAATCCGGGAATCTTTCGAATCAGCCTTTAGCTAAAGCAATCTCGAACGATGTCCGCCAAAAAATCAAACAGAAAAAAGTTCTTATCGGAAAATCTGAACATTATTTTAAAAATGCAAAAGTTGCACAGTTTATACTGAGTAACAAAAATCTTTCTGTTGGAGATAAAGTGCTTATTTCTGGTCCTACAACTGGGGAACAGGAGATTGTAATTGCTGATTTGTTTGCAAATGGTGTTCAGGTGGAAACTGCAAATTCCGGAGATCAAATCACTTTTGAAGTTCCTTTCAGAACAAGATTGTCTGATAAGCTTTATAAAATTATTCAACCTTCTTAA
- a CDS encoding 5-formyltetrahydrofolate cyclo-ligase, with translation MEKRKTLSKDEVLSFSNDIFKNFQGYFQLKPGDKVHLFIPIDKFKEVKTEFFIDYCLQNAIRVFVPKVLGEHLISVEIFENTAFETNHWGISEPVSSIDSGVLDFDYVLTPLLYCDSAGNRVGYGKGFYDAFFENISSTSKKIGVNYFNPEDMIDDVREEDIPLDYLVTPTEVLSFLGLK, from the coding sequence ATGGAAAAAAGAAAAACCTTGTCGAAAGATGAGGTTTTATCGTTTTCTAATGATATTTTTAAGAATTTTCAGGGTTATTTTCAGCTGAAGCCCGGAGATAAAGTTCATTTGTTTATTCCGATTGATAAATTTAAAGAAGTTAAAACCGAATTTTTTATTGATTACTGTCTGCAAAATGCAATTAGGGTTTTCGTTCCGAAAGTATTAGGAGAGCATCTTATTTCTGTGGAAATTTTCGAAAACACCGCTTTTGAAACAAATCATTGGGGTATTTCCGAACCGGTTTCTTCCATAGATTCTGGAGTTCTAGACTTTGATTATGTTCTTACGCCACTATTATACTGCGATTCGGCGGGAAATAGAGTTGGCTACGGAAAAGGATTTTATGATGCTTTTTTTGAAAATATTTCTTCTACCTCAAAAAAAATCGGAGTTAATTATTTTAACCCCGAAGATATGATTGATGATGTGAGAGAAGAAGATATTCCCTTAGATTATTTGGTGACACCAACCGAAGTGCTGTCTTTTTTAGGCTTAAAATAA
- a CDS encoding TrmH family RNA methyltransferase: MLIESFQNEKVKYISKLLTDNRFRKKSGFFAVEGQQENERALKYNFEAVEFYICEQIFQKDLPKGKIHLISDKVYEKIAYRGTSEGIIGVYKTKESQLSAFIPKDNSTIIVVEGVEKPGNLGAILRSCEAFGIDALIVSDGKTDFFNPNVIRSSVGCLFGMEVFQAENQETVDFLHKNKFNIYTTIMDNTSEDLYTRDFKQKSAILFGTEHSGLSDFWVGKGKNTLIPMAGSIDSLNLSNAVAITCYETLRQKKS, translated from the coding sequence ATGTTAATAGAAAGCTTTCAAAACGAAAAAGTAAAATATATTTCTAAACTTCTTACAGACAACAGATTTAGAAAAAAATCTGGTTTTTTTGCGGTAGAAGGACAGCAGGAAAACGAACGTGCCTTAAAATACAATTTTGAAGCTGTAGAATTTTACATTTGCGAACAGATATTCCAAAAAGATTTACCCAAAGGGAAAATCCATTTAATCAGCGATAAAGTGTATGAAAAAATAGCTTATCGTGGTACCTCAGAAGGAATTATCGGCGTTTACAAAACAAAAGAAAGCCAATTGTCGGCATTTATCCCAAAAGATAATTCCACTATTATTGTTGTGGAAGGTGTGGAAAAACCCGGAAATTTAGGAGCAATTCTCAGAAGCTGCGAAGCATTTGGAATAGATGCATTAATTGTATCAGATGGGAAAACAGATTTTTTTAATCCCAATGTAATTCGTTCAAGCGTTGGATGCCTTTTCGGAATGGAAGTTTTTCAGGCAGAAAATCAGGAAACAGTGGATTTTCTTCACAAAAATAAGTTCAATATCTATACAACAATTATGGATAATACTTCCGAAGATCTTTATACTAGAGATTTTAAGCAGAAATCTGCAATTTTATTCGGAACAGAGCATTCCGGATTGAGCGATTTTTGGGTGGGAAAAGGCAAAAACACTCTTATACCGATGGCAGGAAGTATAGATTCTTTAAATCTTAGTAATGCTGTTGCAATTACCTGTTATGAAACTTTAAGACAGAAAAAATCTTAA
- a CDS encoding DNA recombination protein RmuC, whose amino-acid sequence MEFLYLFVGVILGFIVAYFLIKSNSVSRKQFDELHTINIQNQANLNHLNLKIQELNQTVSQEKDINLQLSDLLSDLKTEFAKVSAENTFLKNQKEETKKIQEEGQLQFENLANRILEEKTEKFTVLNQNNLKNILEPFQEKINDLKNRVNEAYEKENKERFSLAEKVKELALLNQQISEDAKRLTKALKGESKTQGNWGEMILESILEKSGLVKGREYFLEHELRDEDHKAIFSEFSGKKMRPDAVVKYPDERNVIIDSKVSLTAFTELVDETDPEIYQIKINQHLSSVKNHINQLSQKAYDDYGKSLDFVMMFIPSEPAYIAAMQADQNLWNFAYDRRILLLNPSNLITSLKLIADLWKREYQNRNSIEIADRGAKLYDKFVGFVENLEKVGKSLDQAKNIYNDAYKQLYTGNDNLVIQTQKLKALGIKNKKELPQSLVETRENLPENSEE is encoded by the coding sequence ATGGAATTTCTATATCTTTTCGTTGGAGTAATTTTAGGCTTTATTGTAGCCTATTTTTTAATAAAATCAAATTCAGTTTCCAGAAAACAATTTGATGAACTTCATACTATCAACATTCAGAACCAAGCCAATCTTAATCATCTAAATTTAAAAATACAGGAGCTAAACCAAACGGTTTCGCAGGAAAAAGATATCAATCTTCAGCTTTCAGATCTTTTAAGTGATCTAAAAACCGAATTTGCAAAAGTATCAGCAGAAAATACTTTTCTTAAAAACCAAAAAGAAGAAACAAAAAAAATTCAGGAAGAAGGACAACTTCAGTTCGAAAATTTAGCAAACAGAATTTTAGAAGAAAAAACCGAAAAATTCACTGTTTTAAATCAAAATAACCTTAAAAATATTCTAGAACCCTTTCAGGAAAAAATAAATGACCTTAAAAATCGGGTTAATGAAGCTTATGAAAAAGAAAACAAAGAAAGATTTTCTTTAGCGGAAAAAGTAAAAGAACTTGCTTTGCTTAACCAACAGATTTCGGAAGACGCAAAAAGACTTACCAAAGCCCTGAAAGGCGAAAGTAAAACCCAGGGAAACTGGGGTGAAATGATTTTGGAAAGCATACTGGAAAAATCCGGACTGGTAAAAGGCAGAGAGTATTTTCTGGAACACGAACTTAGAGATGAAGACCATAAAGCCATTTTTTCAGAATTTTCAGGCAAAAAAATGCGTCCCGATGCCGTTGTAAAATATCCCGACGAAAGAAATGTAATTATAGATTCTAAAGTTTCTCTTACCGCTTTCACAGAATTGGTAGATGAAACCGATCCTGAAATTTATCAGATTAAAATCAATCAGCATTTATCTTCCGTAAAAAATCATATTAATCAGCTGAGCCAAAAAGCATACGACGATTACGGAAAATCTCTGGATTTTGTAATGATGTTCATCCCAAGTGAGCCGGCTTATATTGCAGCGATGCAAGCAGATCAAAACCTCTGGAATTTCGCTTATGACAGGAGAATTTTACTGCTCAATCCCAGTAATTTAATCACTTCACTCAAACTGATAGCAGATTTATGGAAAAGAGAATATCAAAACAGAAATTCTATAGAAATAGCCGATCGTGGAGCGAAACTGTATGATAAATTTGTTGGTTTTGTAGAAAATCTGGAGAAAGTGGGAAAAAGTCTGGATCAGGCAAAGAATATTTACAATGATGCCTACAAGCAACTTTATACCGGAAATGATAATCTTGTAATTCAGACTCAAAAATTAAAGGCTCTAGGAATTAAAAATAAAAAAGAACTCCCGCAAAGCCTAGTCGAAACAAGAGAAAATTTGCCCGAAAACTCGGAAGAATAA
- the pncB gene encoding nicotinate phosphoribosyltransferase — protein MSNVLLNSILDNDFYKITMQNAVVKLFPSSVVKYEFINRGKHQFPEGFDVALREAVNKMAELRLTKEEKKFMARTCPYIDLPYLDFLEGYHYDPSEVKIQQDGTELSVIVEGLWYRTILWEVPLLSLISELHYEMNHMERDSNEVVMKRTLDKAESLNNLGVTFAEFGTRRRHSYKVQNLVMEALTKNKRSTFIGSSNVHFAMKYGVKPIGTHAHEWFMFHAAEYGFKMANQLALEHWVDVYRGDLGVALSDTYTTDVFFQQFDKKFAKLFDGVRHDSGDPLEFADKTIAHYEKHGINPLFKYIIFSDGLNLEKVEEITNYCNGKIGISFGIGTNLTNDVGLKPMNIVMKLIGVQSINKEWIPTVKLSDEHGKYTGDPKMIELAKEFLRIKD, from the coding sequence ATGAGCAATGTACTTCTAAATTCGATTCTCGACAACGATTTCTATAAAATAACCATGCAGAATGCCGTGGTAAAACTTTTCCCTAGTTCTGTGGTAAAGTATGAATTTATCAACAGAGGCAAACATCAATTCCCTGAAGGATTTGATGTGGCATTAAGAGAAGCCGTGAACAAAATGGCAGAACTCAGGCTTACGAAAGAAGAGAAGAAATTTATGGCAAGAACCTGCCCATATATAGATTTACCGTATTTAGACTTTTTGGAAGGATATCATTATGATCCTTCTGAAGTAAAAATTCAACAAGACGGAACAGAGCTTTCCGTAATCGTGGAAGGACTCTGGTACAGAACAATTTTGTGGGAAGTACCATTATTATCTTTAATAAGCGAACTTCATTACGAAATGAATCACATGGAAAGAGATTCTAACGAAGTCGTTATGAAAAGAACTCTAGACAAAGCAGAATCTCTAAACAACTTAGGCGTTACTTTTGCAGAATTCGGAACCCGAAGAAGACACTCTTATAAAGTACAGAATTTGGTAATGGAGGCTTTAACTAAAAATAAACGCTCTACATTTATCGGAAGTTCTAATGTTCATTTTGCCATGAAATACGGAGTAAAACCAATTGGAACACACGCTCACGAATGGTTCATGTTTCATGCAGCAGAATACGGATTCAAAATGGCAAACCAACTGGCTTTAGAACATTGGGTAGATGTTTACCGCGGAGATTTGGGTGTTGCTCTTTCAGATACATACACTACAGATGTCTTTTTCCAACAGTTCGACAAAAAATTTGCTAAACTTTTCGATGGCGTTCGTCACGACAGCGGAGATCCTTTAGAATTCGCAGATAAAACGATTGCCCACTACGAAAAACACGGCATTAACCCATTATTCAAATACATTATTTTTTCCGATGGTTTAAATCTCGAAAAAGTTGAAGAAATCACCAATTATTGCAATGGAAAAATCGGAATTTCTTTCGGAATCGGCACCAATCTCACGAATGACGTCGGCTTAAAACCAATGAACATTGTTATGAAATTAATTGGTGTTCAATCGATTAACAAAGAATGGATTCCTACCGTAAAACTTTCGGATGAACATGGTAAATACACAGGAGATCCTAAAATGATTGAACTTGCGAAAGAATTCTTAAGAATTAAAGATTAA
- a CDS encoding Dps family protein, with product MKNANIIGLKEQDCQEISEKLNILLANYSVFYQNTRGSHWNIKGEQFFTLHPKFEELYNSLVLKIDEIAERILTLGATPAHNYSDYLQVSTIKESKEVSNGNKSVEIILNSFKVVIDLQRELLELTEKAGDEGTNSQMSDYITEQEKEVWMYNSYLGK from the coding sequence ATGAAAAACGCTAACATTATCGGCCTTAAAGAACAGGACTGTCAGGAAATTTCAGAAAAGCTCAACATCCTTTTGGCTAATTATTCCGTATTTTATCAAAACACAAGAGGTTCTCACTGGAACATTAAAGGAGAACAGTTTTTTACCCTTCATCCAAAATTTGAAGAACTTTACAACAGCTTGGTATTGAAAATTGATGAAATTGCAGAAAGAATACTTACTTTGGGTGCTACTCCGGCTCACAATTATTCAGACTATCTTCAGGTATCTACCATTAAGGAAAGCAAAGAAGTAAGCAATGGAAATAAAAGCGTGGAAATTATCTTAAATTCTTTCAAAGTGGTAATAGATTTACAGAGAGAACTTTTAGAACTTACAGAAAAGGCAGGAGACGAAGGAACAAATTCTCAAATGAGCGACTATATTACAGAGCAGGAAAAAGAAGTATGGATGTACAACTCTTACCTTGGCAAATAA